AGGAGTAGCATGGATTTCAACCTGAGCGATCAGCAGCAGGCCTTCGTCGACATGGCGACGGAATTCGCCGACGATGAACTGGCGCCCTTTGCGCTGGAGTGGGACCAGAAGAAGCACTTCCCCATCGACACGCTGAGAAAGGCGGGAGGCCTCGGCCTCGGTGCGATTTGCGTGGCGGACGATGTCGGCGGCTCCGGTCTCGGACGGCTGGACACCGCTCTCATCATCGAAGCGCTCGCCACCGGCTGCCCGACGGTCGCCGCCTATATCTCCATCCATAACATGTGCGCGACGATGATCGACCGCTACGGCACGCCCGAGCAGCGCGAGGAACATCTGCCCGCCCTTGCCACAATGGACGCGCTGGCGAGCTACTGCCTGACGGAGCCCGGCTGCGGCTCGGATGCGGCGGCGCTCAAAACCCGCGCCGTGCGCGATGGCGACGATTACGTGCTGACCGGCCAGAAGCAGTTCATCTCCGGCGCCGGAACAAGCGCCCTTTACATCGTCATGGCCCGCACCGGCGAGGACGGGCCGAAGGGGATCTCCGCCTTCCTCGTATCAGGCGACGCAAAAGGTCTCACCTTCGGCGCCAACGAGAAGAAGATGGGCTGGAACGCCCAGCCCACCCGCGCCGTCATGCTGGATGGCGTGCGGGTGCCCGCAAGCCAGCGGCTCGGCGCCGAGGGCGAAGGCTTCCGCATCGCCATGTCCGGGCTCGACGGCGGCCGCCTCAACATTGCAGCGGCCTCGCTCGGCGGGGCGCGCGCAGCGTTCAGGAAGGCGACGACCTATGTTCAGGAACGCAAGGCTTTCGGCCATGCGCTTGCCGATTTCCAGTCCCTGCAATTCACGCTTGCCGATATGGCAATCGACCTGGAAGCGGCACGCACCTTCCTCTGGCGCGCCGCAACCGCGCTCGATGACAAGGCGTCAGACGCCACCGTTCTCTGCGCAATGGCCAAGCGGTTGGTGACCGACCGGTGCTTCACGGTTGCCAACCAGGCCTTGCAGCTGCATGGCGGCTATGGCTATCTCGCTGAATACGGCATTGAAAAGATCATCAGGGATCTGCGTGTGCACCAGATCCTCGAGGGGACCAACGAGATCATGCGGGTGATCGTCGCCCGCTCCATTCTTGGAAGATAAAGGCCAGCACACTCAGGGGGAGACGGAACATGCGCTATCTTTCGGCGGAAATGACGGGCGAGGATGTGCTGACGGGACGGCAGGGCAGCCTCGGCCTGATCCTGCTCAACCGCCCACGGGTGCTGAACAGCCTGTCGCTCGACATGGTGAAGGCCATCGAGACCGCGCTGGACCGTTTCGAAAAGGACCCCGAAATCGCCGCCGTTCTGATGACTGGCGAAGGCGAACGCGGCCTTTGCGCCGGTGGAGACATCCGCAGCTTCTATGAAAGCGGCAAGGCCGGTGA
The window above is part of the Rhizobium sp. ACO-34A genome. Proteins encoded here:
- a CDS encoding acyl-CoA dehydrogenase → MDFNLSDQQQAFVDMATEFADDELAPFALEWDQKKHFPIDTLRKAGGLGLGAICVADDVGGSGLGRLDTALIIEALATGCPTVAAYISIHNMCATMIDRYGTPEQREEHLPALATMDALASYCLTEPGCGSDAAALKTRAVRDGDDYVLTGQKQFISGAGTSALYIVMARTGEDGPKGISAFLVSGDAKGLTFGANEKKMGWNAQPTRAVMLDGVRVPASQRLGAEGEGFRIAMSGLDGGRLNIAAASLGGARAAFRKATTYVQERKAFGHALADFQSLQFTLADMAIDLEAARTFLWRAATALDDKASDATVLCAMAKRLVTDRCFTVANQALQLHGGYGYLAEYGIEKIIRDLRVHQILEGTNEIMRVIVARSILGR